From Rubrivirga sp. SAORIC476, a single genomic window includes:
- the rfbC gene encoding dTDP-4-dehydrorhamnose 3,5-epimerase → MTFQPTEIPGCVVVRPQRHADARGHFARTWDGAAFARLGLTAEVDQCSVSFNERAGTLRGMHFQIAPHEEAKLVRCTRGALFDVCLDLRPDSPTYRQWHGEALTADNGVALFVPEGCAHGFLTLEDATEAFYMISAPYAPDAGRGVRYDDPAFGIDWPAKVAVIHPRDASYPLVSE, encoded by the coding sequence ATGACGTTCCAACCCACCGAGATCCCCGGCTGCGTCGTCGTCCGTCCGCAGCGGCATGCCGACGCCCGCGGCCACTTCGCACGCACCTGGGACGGCGCCGCCTTCGCCCGTCTCGGCCTCACCGCCGAGGTGGACCAGTGCTCCGTCTCGTTCAACGAGCGCGCGGGCACGCTCCGGGGCATGCACTTCCAGATCGCGCCCCATGAGGAGGCCAAGCTGGTCCGCTGCACGCGCGGCGCGCTGTTCGACGTCTGTCTCGACCTCCGGCCCGACTCGCCGACCTACCGCCAGTGGCACGGCGAGGCGCTCACCGCCGACAACGGCGTCGCCCTGTTCGTGCCGGAGGGCTGTGCACACGGCTTCCTGACGCTGGAAGATGCCACCGAGGCGTTCTACATGATCTCGGCGCCCTACGCCCCCGACGCTGGCCGCGGCGTCCGCTACGACGACCCAGCCTTCGGCATCGACTGGCCCGCCAAGGTTGCCGTGATTCATCCCCGCGACGCGAGCTATCCGCTGGTGAGTGAGTGA